A single genomic interval of Leptospira montravelensis harbors:
- a CDS encoding adenosylcobinamide-GDP ribazoletransferase has product MHWMITEIRLFFVCLSFLSRIPSPKWIGFQEEWLHKSIKYSPTVGVLLGFLQWSIFTIFQMFLGTGIAFIISLGFLLIITGAFHEDGFSDFCDGIGGGWKREDILRIMKDSRVGSFGAAGISLLLILKIFAGFDSLKTTGFVWHQISLERTIQQTPVLLYFLSAHSFSRFISVLTMKLLPYAKEEGYAKPMAKEITWPQTLFASLAGLSPFVFFVYLHPKFSLSLVFIVPSFYYMYSLMKRWISGFTGDCLGAVQQVVETCLWISGVFVWTSI; this is encoded by the coding sequence ATGCATTGGATGATAACAGAAATTCGCCTATTCTTCGTTTGTTTATCATTTCTATCTAGAATACCTTCTCCAAAATGGATAGGTTTTCAAGAAGAATGGTTACATAAATCGATTAAATATTCCCCCACTGTAGGAGTTTTATTGGGATTTTTACAATGGAGTATTTTTACAATTTTCCAAATGTTTTTGGGCACTGGGATTGCTTTTATCATTTCCCTTGGTTTTTTGCTGATTATAACTGGCGCCTTTCATGAAGATGGATTTTCTGATTTTTGTGATGGGATTGGTGGAGGTTGGAAAAGAGAAGATATCCTTAGAATTATGAAGGATAGTAGGGTTGGAAGTTTTGGTGCTGCCGGAATTTCCCTTTTATTGATACTTAAAATATTTGCTGGCTTCGATTCGCTGAAAACTACAGGATTTGTATGGCACCAGATTTCTCTTGAAAGAACAATCCAACAAACCCCTGTTTTGCTCTACTTTCTTTCCGCACATAGTTTTAGTCGTTTTATTTCTGTATTAACGATGAAACTACTTCCTTATGCAAAGGAGGAAGGATATGCAAAACCAATGGCAAAGGAAATCACCTGGCCCCAAACTCTATTTGCCAGTTTGGCAGGTCTCAGCCCATTTGTTTTTTTTGTTTACTTACATCCAAAATTTTCACTTAGTTTGGTATTCATTGTTCCCAGTTTTTATTATATGTATTCCCTGATGAAACGTTGGATCAGTGGATTTACTGGTGATTGTTTGGGAGCCGTCCAACAAGTAGTAGAAACTTGTCTTTGGATTTCAGGAGTGTTTGTATGGACCTCTATTTAA
- a CDS encoding AraC family transcriptional regulator — MGSGSVFCLVWSLSNLIQNRKASGFVWSFILFSTGLWLLTGAFMFTGFFQYLPSIALVHIPFVFLSSTLLYLYLEYMFLEKTIHIKIFHFVPAFLSVIFLIPFYLDSNTQQLEILDQLGKTEYGSVIVGLNFGIKISILLSVGIFLAKEWIPNVRLSVFFTKKAIYSLIFILLIWIDLLLGSIGFTFQIPFFRKLSAYLLPVLMYFYFFTRELWAPFVSDVRDNIQRNKYEKSKLVSVQLETIDQRLYELMCEKVFCDEDLSLSKLAEMADVKPGQLSEYFHKRYGFGFYQYINQYRIDEAKRLLLESEERSILSIADSVGFNSKSTFNRVFLETVGSTPSEFRKQSKLK; from the coding sequence ATGGGTTCCGGATCGGTATTTTGTTTGGTCTGGTCCCTTTCGAATTTAATTCAAAATAGAAAAGCCTCTGGATTTGTTTGGTCTTTTATTTTGTTTTCAACAGGGCTTTGGTTACTCACTGGAGCTTTTATGTTCACTGGGTTTTTTCAATACCTTCCTTCCATTGCTTTAGTTCATATTCCCTTTGTATTTCTTTCTTCAACATTACTTTATTTGTATTTGGAATATATGTTTTTAGAAAAAACAATCCATATCAAAATTTTTCATTTTGTTCCTGCCTTTTTATCTGTTATTTTTTTAATTCCATTTTATCTAGATTCCAATACGCAACAGTTGGAAATTTTGGATCAACTTGGCAAAACGGAATATGGATCGGTTATTGTTGGATTAAATTTTGGAATTAAAATTTCTATTTTGTTATCTGTAGGAATATTTTTAGCCAAGGAATGGATTCCAAACGTTAGGTTGTCTGTATTTTTTACGAAGAAAGCCATTTATTCATTAATTTTTATCCTTCTGATTTGGATCGATTTATTGCTCGGCAGTATTGGGTTTACTTTTCAAATTCCTTTTTTTCGTAAACTCAGTGCCTATCTATTGCCAGTTCTTATGTACTTCTATTTTTTTACTCGTGAACTTTGGGCACCATTTGTTTCTGATGTACGAGATAACATCCAAAGAAACAAATACGAGAAATCCAAATTAGTTTCAGTCCAGTTAGAAACCATTGACCAAAGATTGTATGAATTGATGTGTGAAAAAGTGTTTTGTGATGAAGACTTGAGTCTTTCTAAACTAGCAGAGATGGCAGATGTCAAACCAGGACAACTTTCAGAATACTTTCACAAACGGTATGGATTTGGATTTTACCAGTACATCAATCAATATCGGATCGATGAGGCAAAACGTTTGTTATTGGAATCAGAAGAAAGATCCATACTTTCCATAGCAGATTCCGTTGGGTTTAATTCTAAATCAACCTTCAACCGTGTATTTTTGGAGACGGTTGGATCAACTCCTTCTGAATTTCGTAAACAATCAAAACTGAAATAA
- the dnaE gene encoding DNA polymerase III subunit alpha — protein MQDFAHLHLHTTYSMLDGAIRISDLMKRVKELGMSSVAITDHGNMYGAIEFYKEAVKHEVKPIIGCEFYVTPSRSAETELDEIADGGAYHIILLCKNEIGYQNIIKLASRSFTEGFYRKPRIDYDLLERHSEGLVCLTACLAGEVNRKILEGKEDKAYALAGKLHEIFRKEDFYLEIQDHGIPEQRIVAEAVMGFSKRTGIPLVLTNDSHFLTKDDREAQDILLRIGMRKNIDDEMRFGFNENFYVKSPAEMMGLFPDHTDAFYNTLAIRDKCSLNFQFGNPLLPPFEVPAGFDTDSYLEKLVWEGIKEKYHEITPVVRERTEYEMQTIRNMHFAGYFLIVQDYINFARKAGIPVGPGRGSAAGSIIAYALGITNVDPIRYNLLFERFLNPDRKDMPDIDTDFCVERREEVINYIKHRYGEDRVGQIITFGSLAAKAAIKDVARVFNVPFSEVNEMSKLFPKKLGITIQEAVDTSKDLRDIAEKSDLNKKVFYIAQKLEGNYRQVGRHAAGVVIAPTALEEIVPLSTVSEPGRDGRSIVTQYDKNMSEQVGLIKMDILGLKNLTTIHHATKLIQKRHGVLLDLDKIPLDDPATFSLLRKANVLGIFQLDSSSGIRDLFAKAQVQKFEEIAALLALYRPGPMGSGMLDDYLDRKNGKKKVVFPHESLAEVLGETYGVVVYQEQVMGISRIMGGYSVGDSDVLRKAMAKKDKSKLPALKEKFVKGAIEKKINEKLAIELFEQLEKFGEYGFNKSHSVAYAFVTYQTAYLKANYSIEYLTALLSGDHSKITDVVKYINNAKEMGIRILGPDVKESGISFEITDDKTVRFGLSSIKGVGELAAENIITNRNANGGYKQLSDFTKKLDTRLANKKVLESLAQGGAFDSFGYTRKTIFESTDMILSYANKKQAEEKEGQFSLFGGANGGGEENLNLPKDGIEWNGDELLKREKETTGLYLSGHPLDKFTEQLKTLKPTTIENLEEVRPKSKVEIAGVLSKKVVKLTKKKEEFVNFMLEDQTGEIECVAFPKTYAEFKHLFTEDNTVFIRGILERLDADESELKGQIIVNKLEELNSVTIEKKMEKTLHLTINMMEEKNRDVILKLQDVLSVHRGASSVFFHLVGNGDEKKVIRAHDHFSIDITPDLMKMLTDILGKGMVRYTVGEEVRVFG, from the coding sequence ATGCAAGATTTCGCCCACCTTCATTTGCATACTACCTATTCCATGCTCGACGGAGCCATACGGATCAGCGACCTGATGAAACGTGTGAAGGAATTAGGTATGAGTTCCGTCGCCATTACCGATCACGGAAACATGTATGGTGCCATAGAATTTTACAAAGAAGCTGTCAAACATGAAGTCAAACCTATCATTGGGTGCGAATTTTATGTAACACCTTCGCGAAGTGCCGAAACAGAATTAGATGAAATTGCGGACGGCGGTGCTTACCACATTATTTTACTTTGTAAAAACGAAATAGGTTATCAAAATATTATCAAACTTGCAAGCCGATCCTTTACGGAAGGGTTTTATCGCAAGCCTAGAATTGATTATGATTTGTTAGAACGTCATAGCGAGGGACTTGTTTGTTTGACCGCTTGTCTTGCGGGAGAAGTGAACCGAAAGATTTTAGAAGGAAAAGAAGATAAAGCGTATGCGTTAGCTGGTAAATTACATGAAATCTTTCGCAAAGAAGATTTTTATTTAGAAATCCAAGATCACGGAATTCCTGAACAACGAATTGTTGCTGAGGCTGTGATGGGATTTTCTAAACGAACAGGTATTCCACTTGTTCTAACCAATGACTCACACTTTTTAACAAAAGACGATAGAGAGGCGCAAGACATCTTACTTCGCATCGGTATGCGTAAGAATATCGATGATGAAATGCGTTTTGGATTTAATGAAAATTTTTATGTAAAATCTCCCGCAGAAATGATGGGCCTTTTCCCTGATCATACCGATGCCTTTTATAATACTTTAGCCATTCGAGATAAATGTTCTCTCAATTTCCAATTTGGAAATCCTTTATTACCTCCTTTTGAAGTTCCTGCTGGTTTTGATACAGATAGTTATTTGGAAAAATTGGTTTGGGAAGGTATCAAAGAAAAGTATCACGAGATAACGCCTGTTGTGCGAGAAAGAACCGAATATGAAATGCAAACCATTCGAAATATGCATTTTGCTGGATACTTTCTCATTGTTCAGGATTATATAAACTTTGCTAGAAAAGCAGGAATTCCTGTCGGTCCGGGACGAGGTTCCGCAGCTGGATCCATCATTGCTTATGCACTTGGGATTACAAATGTGGATCCCATTCGTTATAACTTACTTTTTGAAAGGTTTCTTAATCCTGACAGAAAGGATATGCCCGATATCGATACGGATTTTTGCGTAGAAAGACGGGAAGAAGTAATTAATTACATCAAACATAGGTATGGCGAAGACCGCGTTGGACAAATCATTACCTTTGGATCGTTAGCTGCAAAAGCTGCCATTAAAGACGTTGCACGTGTCTTCAATGTTCCGTTTTCGGAAGTGAACGAAATGAGTAAACTCTTTCCCAAAAAATTGGGAATTACCATTCAAGAAGCAGTAGATACATCCAAAGACCTTCGTGACATTGCCGAAAAATCCGATTTAAACAAAAAAGTATTTTATATTGCACAGAAGTTGGAAGGTAACTACCGTCAGGTGGGAAGGCACGCTGCAGGTGTTGTCATTGCTCCAACGGCGTTAGAAGAAATTGTTCCTTTGTCTACGGTGAGTGAACCTGGTAGAGATGGTCGTTCCATAGTCACACAATACGACAAAAATATGTCGGAACAAGTGGGATTAATCAAGATGGATATCTTAGGTTTAAAAAACTTAACTACCATCCATCATGCCACCAAACTCATTCAAAAACGTCATGGTGTTTTACTTGATTTAGATAAAATCCCTTTAGATGATCCTGCCACCTTTAGTTTGTTACGAAAAGCAAATGTTCTAGGTATATTCCAGTTAGATTCGTCGTCAGGCATTCGTGATCTTTTCGCTAAGGCACAAGTGCAGAAATTTGAAGAGATTGCCGCCTTGCTTGCGTTATATCGACCTGGTCCAATGGGTTCGGGGATGTTGGATGATTATTTAGATCGTAAAAACGGCAAAAAGAAAGTTGTTTTCCCTCATGAAAGTTTAGCAGAAGTTTTGGGTGAAACCTACGGAGTAGTTGTTTACCAAGAGCAGGTGATGGGTATATCACGAATCATGGGTGGATATTCAGTGGGAGACTCGGATGTTCTTCGTAAGGCGATGGCCAAAAAGGACAAATCAAAACTTCCTGCTTTGAAAGAGAAGTTTGTGAAAGGTGCGATCGAAAAAAAGATTAACGAAAAACTTGCAATAGAACTTTTTGAACAGTTAGAAAAATTCGGTGAGTATGGTTTTAATAAATCACACTCTGTTGCTTATGCCTTTGTCACTTATCAAACCGCTTATTTAAAAGCTAATTATTCCATTGAATACTTAACTGCATTATTATCAGGAGACCATTCTAAAATTACCGATGTTGTTAAATACATCAATAATGCAAAGGAAATGGGAATTCGCATTTTAGGACCCGATGTCAAAGAATCAGGAATTTCATTTGAAATTACTGATGATAAAACAGTAAGGTTTGGTCTTTCTTCCATCAAAGGTGTAGGGGAACTTGCTGCTGAAAACATAATAACCAATCGAAATGCTAACGGCGGTTACAAGCAACTAAGTGACTTCACCAAAAAATTAGACACAAGGCTTGCTAACAAAAAAGTTTTAGAGTCCCTCGCACAAGGAGGAGCCTTTGATTCCTTTGGTTATACAAGAAAAACCATTTTCGAATCAACGGATATGATTTTAAGTTACGCTAACAAAAAACAGGCGGAAGAAAAAGAAGGTCAGTTTTCTTTGTTTGGTGGCGCAAACGGTGGTGGAGAAGAAAATCTCAACTTACCCAAAGATGGAATTGAATGGAATGGCGATGAATTACTAAAGCGAGAAAAAGAAACTACGGGACTTTATCTTTCCGGCCACCCACTAGATAAATTTACAGAACAATTAAAAACATTAAAACCTACTACCATCGAAAACTTAGAAGAGGTTCGACCCAAATCGAAAGTTGAGATTGCGGGAGTTCTTTCCAAAAAAGTAGTCAAACTCACCAAGAAAAAAGAAGAGTTTGTAAACTTTATGTTAGAGGATCAAACAGGGGAAATCGAATGTGTTGCCTTCCCTAAAACTTATGCCGAATTTAAACATTTATTCACAGAAGACAACACGGTATTCATTCGTGGAATATTGGAGCGCCTGGATGCCGACGAATCAGAGTTAAAAGGTCAGATAATTGTTAATAAACTCGAAGAATTAAATTCCGTTACCATCGAAAAGAAAATGGAGAAAACTCTCCATTTAACAATTAACATGATGGAAGAAAAAAATAGAGATGTCATTTTGAAATTACAAGATGTTCTCTCCGTACATAGAGGTGCTTCTTCTGTGTTCTTTCATTTGGTTGGAAATGGTGACGAAAAAAAAGTTATTCGAGCTCACGACCATTTCTCCATTGATATTACTCCTGACCTTATGAAGATGTTAACCGATATTCTTGGGAAAGGAATGGTTCGTTATACTGTTGGTGAAGAAGTAAGAGTTTTTGGATAA
- the gatB gene encoding Asp-tRNA(Asn)/Glu-tRNA(Gln) amidotransferase subunit GatB, producing the protein MEYEVIIGLEVHVQLNTLSKIFSTATNEFGGSPNTHISTLCVALPGTLPVLNEVVLEKAVRAGVALGCEITRFTKFDRKNYFYPDLPKGYQISQFDKPYATQGGIHIKLKGETEEKFIPLTRIHMEEDAGKLIHSHDPSINRSYVDYNRAGTPLIEIVSEPDLRSSDEAYVYLNELKTILRYIQVSDCNMEEGSLRCDANVSIRPKGEKGFRTRVEIKNLNSFKAVKQAIDYEIEWQKDVYSRGESFRQMTKLWDATLLKTIPMRSKEMSHDYRYFPEPDLPTIQISDSFIEDIRKTLPELPRQKKERYKTELGLPDYDAEVLTSEREIAEYFEEALLVSGDAKKTSNWVKDEILGIVNKENISIQEFSIDPSRIGKLVKLINSGEITGKIAKTIFEDMLTSKDQPEAIVEAKGLKVVRDDKALEEIVIRVIESQPESVEGWKNGKDRVLGAIVGGVMKETKGKADPKLVNELILAKLGPLGEKKKV; encoded by the coding sequence ATGGAATACGAAGTCATCATCGGTCTGGAAGTTCACGTCCAGCTCAACACTCTATCTAAAATTTTTTCTACCGCTACAAACGAATTTGGCGGTAGCCCCAACACACATATCTCCACACTTTGTGTCGCCCTACCGGGCACATTGCCGGTGTTAAACGAAGTTGTTTTGGAGAAAGCAGTGCGCGCTGGTGTGGCACTCGGATGCGAAATCACTCGATTTACAAAATTTGATCGTAAAAATTATTTTTACCCAGATTTGCCTAAGGGCTACCAAATTTCTCAATTTGATAAACCTTATGCAACCCAAGGTGGAATCCATATCAAACTAAAAGGGGAAACAGAAGAAAAATTCATTCCCCTAACAAGGATTCATATGGAAGAGGATGCGGGAAAACTCATTCACTCTCATGATCCTTCCATCAACCGTTCCTATGTAGACTATAACCGTGCTGGAACTCCTTTGATTGAAATCGTATCAGAGCCAGACTTACGTTCTTCAGATGAAGCTTATGTCTATTTGAACGAACTCAAAACCATTTTACGATACATTCAAGTATCTGATTGTAATATGGAAGAAGGATCACTTCGATGTGATGCAAACGTTTCTATTCGTCCTAAAGGTGAAAAAGGTTTTCGCACTCGAGTTGAAATTAAAAACTTAAACTCTTTTAAAGCCGTAAAACAAGCGATAGACTATGAGATTGAATGGCAAAAAGATGTGTATTCTCGTGGAGAGTCTTTTCGCCAAATGACAAAACTTTGGGATGCCACATTACTCAAAACGATTCCTATGCGTTCCAAAGAGATGAGTCATGACTATCGTTATTTTCCAGAACCAGACCTTCCAACAATTCAAATTTCTGATTCTTTTATTGAAGACATTCGTAAAACATTGCCAGAACTTCCAAGGCAAAAAAAAGAAAGATACAAAACAGAACTTGGACTACCCGATTATGACGCCGAAGTTTTAACCAGCGAACGTGAGATAGCCGAATACTTTGAAGAAGCACTTCTTGTTTCTGGAGATGCCAAAAAAACTTCTAACTGGGTAAAAGATGAAATACTTGGAATCGTAAATAAGGAAAACATTTCCATCCAAGAATTCTCTATCGATCCATCACGAATTGGTAAACTTGTAAAACTTATCAATTCTGGTGAAATTACAGGAAAAATTGCTAAAACTATCTTCGAAGACATGTTAACTTCTAAAGACCAACCAGAAGCCATTGTCGAAGCAAAGGGTTTGAAAGTGGTTCGTGATGACAAAGCATTAGAAGAAATTGTCATTCGCGTAATTGAATCACAACCTGAATCAGTGGAAGGTTGGAAAAATGGAAAAGATCGAGTTCTTGGTGCCATCGTTGGTGGTGTGATGAAAGAAACCAAAGGTAAGGCTGATCCGAAACTAGTAAACGAATTGATTCTTGCTAAACTTGGTCCGTTGGGTGAAAAAAAGAAGGTTTAA
- a CDS encoding bacteriohemerythrin produces the protein MQKDYSAHLDSLRITWLSEPFHLGIPIIDLQHVWLVHIILELEEIIVESEKEGSEVDVHSSFRKALDYVAEHFALEEDILEHFNYPKFSEHIQGHRKFVERLTEKYYEAKNSQMAALGILQILKKWLFQHILHDDTDYADFFKASGLDLKSYCNEILKSGKYPISKEQLLIYQNIVQMDTTHISLHEQSIDTIQEIRNIWKTYNLTTGIPIIDLQHIWLLKMIVELDHSLKLGDGSSATFQKVITAAIEYTKDHFGVEDKIMRYFRYTDVVNHMNQHKRFIDFIKTRNDEFKLGNPRAGLHLVQDLRNWLLSHIALEDKKIGLAFESRVRELSEFTKKLHQTGEISISREQKNLYKLVMQSAPDPLD, from the coding sequence ATGCAAAAGGATTACTCCGCACATCTAGATTCCTTACGAATCACATGGTTAAGTGAACCTTTCCATCTTGGGATTCCGATCATCGATCTTCAACATGTGTGGTTGGTACATATCATCCTTGAATTAGAAGAAATCATTGTTGAATCTGAAAAAGAAGGTTCAGAGGTAGATGTTCATTCTTCATTTCGAAAAGCCTTGGACTATGTGGCAGAACATTTTGCATTAGAAGAAGATATTCTTGAACATTTTAACTATCCAAAGTTTTCAGAGCATATTCAAGGGCATCGTAAGTTTGTAGAACGATTAACCGAAAAATATTATGAAGCGAAAAATAGCCAAATGGCAGCTCTTGGAATATTGCAGATTCTTAAAAAATGGCTGTTTCAACATATCCTACATGATGATACAGATTATGCTGATTTTTTTAAAGCAAGTGGTCTTGATTTAAAATCCTACTGTAATGAAATTTTAAAATCAGGTAAATATCCAATTTCTAAAGAACAACTTTTGATTTATCAAAACATTGTACAGATGGATACAACACATATTTCACTCCATGAACAATCAATTGATACAATTCAGGAGATAAGAAATATATGGAAAACTTATAATCTTACTACTGGAATTCCAATTATCGATTTACAACACATTTGGTTATTAAAAATGATAGTTGAGCTAGATCATTCTTTAAAGTTAGGTGATGGTTCCAGTGCCACCTTTCAAAAAGTCATAACAGCAGCAATAGAATACACCAAAGATCATTTCGGTGTGGAAGATAAAATTATGCGGTATTTTAGATATACTGATGTGGTTAACCACATGAACCAACATAAACGGTTTATTGATTTTATCAAAACAAGAAACGACGAATTCAAATTGGGAAACCCAAGGGCGGGACTCCATTTGGTCCAAGACCTTCGCAATTGGCTTTTGTCTCATATTGCATTAGAGGATAAAAAAATTGGACTCGCATTCGAATCACGTGTGAGAGAACTTTCTGAGTTTACGAAAAAATTGCACCAAACTGGTGAAATTAGCATATCTCGAGAGCAAAAAAACCTATATAAATTGGTTATGCAATCAGCTCCTGACCCCCTCGATTGA
- a CDS encoding histidine phosphatase family protein, with protein MDLYLIRHPETIAPKGTCYGRTDFPLKYPVEDTANSTFSYLPSSFDHFLSSPAPRALKLSSALLSKYNFETVNYNSIPTDERLWEMNFGDWDGKLWEEIPRKETIPWMKDFVNAKTPGGEAFTDLIFRMDSFINDWKSDGPLRLGWENTNNKSLNSMIVVCHSGPIRAALCKFNGTPYEEAFKSPVDFGSVHKLKIS; from the coding sequence ATGGACCTCTATTTAATTCGCCATCCGGAAACTATAGCTCCAAAAGGAACTTGTTACGGTCGTACTGACTTTCCACTCAAATATCCTGTGGAAGATACGGCAAATTCTACTTTTTCTTATTTACCATCCTCATTCGATCATTTCCTTTCGAGTCCAGCGCCAAGAGCACTAAAACTATCTTCTGCCTTATTATCCAAATACAACTTTGAAACGGTAAATTATAACTCAATACCAACTGACGAACGTTTGTGGGAAATGAATTTTGGAGATTGGGATGGAAAACTTTGGGAAGAAATTCCAAGGAAAGAAACTATCCCGTGGATGAAAGACTTCGTAAATGCAAAAACACCTGGTGGGGAAGCTTTCACTGATCTTATTTTCAGGATGGATTCTTTTATCAACGATTGGAAAAGTGATGGTCCATTAAGACTAGGCTGGGAAAACACAAACAACAAATCCTTAAACTCAATGATTGTTGTTTGTCACTCAGGTCCTATCCGAGCTGCCTTATGCAAATTTAACGGAACTCCTTACGAAGAAGCCTTTAAATCTCCTGTGGACTTTGGATCAGTCCACAAACTAAAAATTTCTTAA
- the cobT gene encoding nicotinate-nucleotide--dimethylbenzimidazole phosphoribosyltransferase yields the protein MSPFSLPTISPVTDVLRNSIRSKIDNKTKPLGSLGDLEAIATQLAEIQNTLSPELKNPKLILFAGDHGITDEPVSLYPKDVTWQMVLNFLSGGACANVFAKHSHIEVEVVDAGVDHDWEEVSAKPIERKIRKGTSNFLKQSAMSLDEAKETILSGINLLSEDRYSSTNIFLFGEMGIGNTSAASLILSHLTGIPLKKLVGRGTGLNNSGKENKFKILSEAYERTGKLNDPLDVLSEFGGFEIGMMAGAMVGAAAQRKIFVVDGFIATAAYAIAFALNPSVKSYAIFSHLSEEEGHTVILEHWKVRPLLRLNLRLGEGSGALAAYPLIELSVKFLNEMASFADAGVSNSDSK from the coding sequence ATGTCCCCATTTTCCCTACCTACCATTTCTCCCGTAACTGATGTTTTGCGAAATTCGATTCGTAGTAAAATAGACAATAAAACAAAACCCTTGGGTTCCTTGGGAGATTTGGAGGCCATCGCGACGCAATTGGCTGAAATTCAAAATACCCTTTCCCCTGAGTTAAAAAATCCCAAACTCATTTTATTTGCAGGAGATCATGGGATTACGGATGAACCTGTTTCTCTCTATCCAAAAGATGTCACTTGGCAAATGGTGTTGAATTTTTTATCAGGTGGGGCCTGTGCTAATGTTTTTGCAAAACATAGCCATATCGAGGTAGAAGTAGTCGATGCTGGAGTGGACCATGATTGGGAAGAAGTTAGCGCAAAACCTATCGAAAGAAAAATCAGAAAAGGCACATCCAACTTTTTAAAACAGTCTGCAATGTCATTGGATGAGGCAAAAGAAACCATATTAAGTGGAATCAACCTCCTCTCTGAAGATAGATACTCTTCAACGAATATATTTTTGTTCGGCGAAATGGGGATTGGTAATACATCGGCGGCATCTCTTATTCTCTCTCATCTAACAGGGATTCCACTGAAAAAACTGGTGGGACGAGGAACCGGACTTAACAATAGCGGGAAGGAAAACAAATTTAAAATTCTGAGCGAAGCCTACGAGAGAACTGGAAAATTAAATGATCCATTAGACGTTCTTTCCGAATTTGGTGGATTCGAAATTGGAATGATGGCAGGTGCAATGGTTGGAGCCGCCGCACAAAGAAAAATCTTTGTTGTAGATGGTTTTATTGCAACAGCGGCATACGCAATCGCATTTGCACTCAATCCTTCCGTAAAAAGTTACGCTATTTTTTCGCACCTATCAGAAGAAGAAGGCCATACTGTCATTTTAGAACATTGGAAAGTAAGACCACTCCTTCGACTCAACCTTCGACTAGGAGAAGGTAGTGGTGCCCTTGCCGCTTATCCTCTGATTGAACTAAGTGTTAAGTTTTTAAATGAAATGGCATCCTTTGCTGATGCTGGTGTAAGCAATTCAGATTCAAAATAA